Proteins from one Actinomycetota bacterium genomic window:
- a CDS encoding DUF3866 family protein encodes MVRLRRGTVLAVTAERPGAVELEVEVEGDRAPALAYPGLTGPVRPGDVVVLNTTAVALGLGTGGFHLVVAVEGGPDVDPSGPGRTMKARYTPLQAAVRTVEETHRDALEASTGLDGTPVVVAPLHSMVALVAAGAKASGARRVAYVMTDGAALPGAFSRLVPRLREAGLLDGFVTAGQAFGGELEAASVWTGLLAAGEVVDADVIVAADGLGNLGTDTRWGVSALGGGNTLNAAATLGGRPVAALRISFADPRERHRGVSHHSLTILSEVCRVPANVAVPLLEGPEREAVWDALRAAGLEDRHQLVEVSGQPALDELAGRGVKVDSMGRTPTDDPAFFLAAGAAGVLAGRMAKEMKRWRES; translated from the coding sequence ATGGTGCGCCTTCGGAGAGGAACGGTGCTCGCCGTGACCGCGGAACGGCCCGGCGCGGTCGAGCTGGAGGTGGAGGTGGAGGGCGACCGCGCTCCCGCGCTGGCCTACCCGGGGTTGACCGGTCCCGTTCGACCGGGCGACGTGGTCGTGCTGAACACCACCGCGGTGGCGCTCGGGCTCGGCACGGGTGGGTTCCACCTGGTGGTGGCGGTGGAGGGGGGCCCGGACGTCGATCCGTCTGGGCCCGGCCGGACCATGAAGGCCCGGTACACACCGCTGCAGGCGGCGGTGCGGACCGTGGAGGAAACCCACCGCGACGCCCTGGAGGCGTCGACCGGCCTGGACGGCACCCCCGTCGTGGTCGCGCCGTTGCACTCGATGGTGGCCCTGGTGGCGGCCGGGGCGAAGGCCTCGGGCGCTCGTCGGGTCGCCTACGTCATGACCGACGGCGCCGCGCTCCCGGGCGCGTTCTCCCGGCTGGTCCCGCGACTTCGGGAGGCGGGGCTGCTCGACGGCTTCGTCACGGCCGGCCAGGCGTTCGGGGGGGAGCTCGAGGCCGCGTCCGTGTGGACGGGACTGCTGGCCGCCGGCGAGGTGGTGGACGCCGACGTGATCGTCGCAGCCGACGGCCTCGGCAACCTGGGAACCGACACCCGGTGGGGCGTCTCGGCGCTGGGCGGAGGGAACACCCTGAACGCCGCCGCGACCCTCGGAGGGCGCCCGGTGGCGGCCCTCCGGATCAGCTTCGCCGACCCGCGCGAGCGCCACCGCGGCGTCTCCCACCACTCCCTCACCATCCTGTCCGAGGTCTGCCGTGTCCCCGCCAACGTGGCGGTGCCGCTGCTGGAAGGACCCGAACGCGAAGCGGTATGGGATGCCCTCCGCGCCGCCGGCCTGGAGGATCGCCACCAGCTGGTCGAGGTCTCCGGCCAGCCCGCCCTGGACGAGCTGGCCGGTCGCGGCGTCAAGGTCGACTCCATGGGACGCACCCCCACCGACGACCCGGCCTTCTTCCTCGCCGCCGGAGCCGCCGGTGTCCTGGCCGGCCGCATGGCCAAGGAGATGAAACGCTGGAGGGAATCCTGA
- a CDS encoding EamA family transporter, with protein sequence MSTESGREPRGPTGRTTAAAADRAARSQATPARVWAALITVYVVWGSTYLAIREAVRTIPPFLMASARYLVAGGILFALTAPRGDREADRLGARQWMAAAIVGGLLCAGGNGMVSWAEQRIPSGIAALLVATVPLWMVAVGRLGFGMRITAREALGVVIGFGGIFLLVGGVGSGGRSFNLARMLAVVVAALCWGTGSVYSKRAALPKRALVSTAMQMLAGGAIALVVGAVTGEFGDLHPSQISLPSILGLVWLIVPGSLIAFSAYVWLLQNARISLVSTYAYVNPVVAVFLGWALLSEPVTGTTLLAGAVILAAVALIVTARPAAQKPPAPDPGAEGLSEEGHEHIPA encoded by the coding sequence GTGAGCACGGAGTCCGGCCGCGAGCCCAGAGGGCCGACCGGCAGGACCACCGCGGCCGCGGCCGACCGCGCCGCCCGGTCCCAGGCCACGCCGGCCCGGGTGTGGGCCGCGCTCATCACCGTCTACGTGGTGTGGGGTTCGACGTACCTGGCCATCCGCGAGGCGGTGCGAACCATCCCGCCGTTCCTGATGGCCTCGGCCCGGTACCTGGTGGCCGGCGGCATCCTGTTCGCGCTGACGGCCCCCCGGGGCGACCGGGAGGCCGACCGTCTGGGTGCCCGGCAGTGGATGGCCGCCGCCATCGTGGGGGGCCTGCTGTGCGCCGGCGGCAACGGCATGGTGTCGTGGGCCGAGCAGCGCATCCCGAGCGGCATCGCCGCACTGCTGGTGGCCACGGTCCCGCTGTGGATGGTCGCCGTGGGCCGGTTGGGATTCGGCATGCGGATCACGGCTCGCGAGGCGCTGGGGGTGGTGATCGGCTTCGGCGGGATCTTCCTGCTGGTGGGCGGGGTGGGAAGCGGTGGGCGTTCGTTCAACCTGGCGAGGATGCTGGCCGTCGTGGTCGCGGCGCTGTGCTGGGGAACCGGGTCGGTGTACTCGAAGCGCGCGGCGCTGCCGAAGCGGGCGCTGGTCTCGACGGCCATGCAGATGCTGGCGGGCGGGGCGATCGCCCTGGTGGTGGGGGCGGTGACCGGCGAGTTCGGCGATCTGCATCCATCCCAGATCTCGCTGCCGTCCATCCTGGGGCTGGTGTGGCTCATCGTGCCGGGGTCGCTGATCGCGTTCAGCGCGTACGTGTGGCTCCTGCAGAATGCGCGGATCTCCTTGGTGTCGACCTACGCGTACGTGAACCCGGTGGTGGCCGTGTTCCTGGGATGGGCGTTGCTGTCCGAGCCGGTCACCGGGACCACGCTGCTGGCGGGGGCGGTCATCCTGGCGGCGGTGGCCCTGATCGTCACCGCCCGGCCGGCCGCCCAGAAGCCTCCAGCTCCGGACCCCGGCGCGGAGGGGCTATCCGAGGAGGGCCACGAGCACATCCCGGCGTAG